A genomic stretch from Styela clava chromosome 5, kaStyClav1.hap1.2, whole genome shotgun sequence includes:
- the LOC120343982 gene encoding A disintegrin and metalloproteinase with thrombospondin motifs adt-1-like isoform X3 produces MMDLRLAVIAILMNVSESAKMDSVEVWSNWQSWSACSVTCGFGIMKRERFCKNSPSPACRKTDSRACILKSCNEPDGDALTHSKWGSWSRCSASCGIGITRRSRMCLNVNYSPRKCLLQQSRSCRGGRCAPQKKSMTTNWKSWSPWTACSASCGGGQRTRTRTCQRQNMETKCVHTETDPHCNDIRCPTRRATWGSWSYWSKCTKTCGRGLKIRKRVCNNMAMSSSRCPGRMEQVFSCESSNPCPKDNWTSWGDWTKCSKSCGNGTKIRKRACPGGMPSRGNCLGLDEENTSCLLKECVKESWTSWGEWSQCSLSCGSGTAIRKRACKGGETNRGNCPGANEESAPCNQKKCVQEGSEPVWTEWGSWSACAKSCGPSWKSRTRVCLNNGDFSFNCIGHPVIYDKCFIDCSATEPWGPWGLCSATCNSGVRTRTRKCRSGPRCKKGKQKQTDPKPCNPGKCIDYSKCGQAGDERNILLEEVVGRVVRGSDAANAAWPWQVMIANKYDNVKESYKSLVGGGSIINNKWILTASHIIRSDLRRIIMILGMTKIPEMDERTPDHIRIVEPARMMRHPKSVPNDFDYDAALLEIGKRIIIDEKGRIVGKEDFKLSFSEQIRPVCLPCLSHYGGKPGQFVNGVRLRKPTNPPCSGRKLLRPGNKVVVTGYGDQNPILTHGDKPQLPPILQQGLLKLLDNNGCAKGRRVIKRVSAWADAKFTSRMLCANSAMKRPVVDACRGDSGGPLTKMVSTPKGGRYWVQVGIVSWGLGCAHQRPNNYTIPGYFTNVFSIRQWLLKTMST; encoded by the exons ATGATGGATTTACGTTTGGCGGTAATAGCCATTTTGATGAATGTTTCCGAATCTGCAAAAATGG atTCAGTTGAAGTTTGGTCCAACTGGCAATCATGGTCAGCATGCAGCGTGACTTGTGGCTTTGGTATAATGAAAAGAGAACGATTTTGCAAGAATTCTCCATCACCGGCCTGCAGGAAGACAGATTCGAGGGCTTGCATACTAAAGAGCTGCAATGAACCCGATG GAGACGCTTTGACACATTcaaagtggggttcatggtcaAGGTGTAGTGCATCATGTGGAATTGGAATAACAAGAAGATCACGGATGTGTTTGAACGTGAATTATTCTCCCAGAAAATGCTTACTTCAGCAATCTCGATCGTGTCGTGGTGGTCGATGTGCACCTCAGAAAAAATCAA tgACCACAAACTGGAAATCGTGGAGTCCCTGGACAGCATGCAGTGCATCGTGTGGAGGGGGACAAAGAACCAGAACTCGGACGTGTCAACGTCAAAATATGGAGACAAAATGTGTTCATACTGAAACAGACCCGCATTGCAACGATATTAGATGTCCTACCAGACGtg CTACGTGGGGATCTTGGTCATATTGGTCAAAATGTACAAAGACCTGTGGACGTGGTTTGAAAATTAGAAAACGAGTTTGTAATAACATGGCAATGTCATCATCTCGATGTCCAGGGAGAATGGAACAAGTGTTTTCATGCGAAAGTTCAAATCCGTGTCCAAAAG aCAACTGGACCTCGTGGGGTGATTGGACCAAATGCTCAAAATCATGTGGCAACggaacaaaaataagaaaaagagCCTGCCCTGGTGGAATGCCGAGTCGAGGAAACTGCCTCGGTTTGGATGAAGAAAATACGTCATGCTTGTTGAAAGAATGTGTCAAAG aatcatGGACGTCATGGGGCGAGTGGAGTCAGTGTTCCCTAAGTTGTGGGTCGGGAACAGCAATTAGAAAGAGAGCATGTAAAGGCGGAGAAACAAATCGGGGAAATTGTCCAGGTGCTAATGAAGAAAGTGCACCATGTAACCAAAAAAAATGTGTACAAG aAGGATCTGAACCTGTTTGGACCGAATGGGGAAGTTGGAGTGCGTGCGCTAAATCGTGCGGTCCAAGTTGGAAGAGTCGTACCAGAGTCTGTTTAAATAACGgagatttttcattcaattgcATTGGACATCCCGTCATATATGATAAATGTTTTATCGACTGTTCAG CTACCGAGCCATGGGGTCCTTGGGGATTGTGTTCTGCAACGTGCAATTCGGGTGTCAGAACGAGAACAAGAAAATGCCGGTCTGGACCTAGATGTAAGAAAGGAAAACAGAAGCAAACTGATCCAAAACCATGTAACCCAGGAAAATGTATTG ATTATAGCAAATGCGGACAAGCCGGAGATGAACGTAATATATTACTCGAGGAAGTGGTCGGCAGAGTTGTGAGAGGCAGTGATGCTGCAAATGCCGCTTGGCCTTGGCAAGTGATGATTGCAAACAAATACGACAATGTTAAAGag AGTTACAAGAGTCTGGTAGGCGGAGGTTCCATAATCAACAATAAGTGGATATTAACTGCATCACACATCATTCGTTCTGATTTACGGAGAATCATCATGATATTGG GCATGACCAAAATTCCAGAGATGGACGAACGAACACCAGACCATATTAGAATAGTGGAACCAGCTCGAATGATGCGACATCCGAAAAGCGTTCCCAATGATTTTGATTACGACGCCGCTCTT ctTGAAATTGGAAAGCGTATCATCATCGATGAAAAAGGACGAATTGTTGGCAAAGAAGATTTTAAATTGTCGTTTTCTGAGCAGATCAGACCTGTCTGTTTGCCATGCCTTTCTCATTATGGAGGAAAACCGGGACAATTCGTAAACGGTGTCCGACTTAGGAAACCAACCAATCCCCCTTGTTCAG GAAGAAAACTTCTGAGACCTGGAAATAAAGTTGTAGTAACGGGATATGGTGATCAAAATCCAATTCTCACTCACGGAGACAAACCGCAATTACCACCAATTCTTCAGCAAGGTTTACTGAAATTGCTTGACAATAATGG ATGTGCTAAAGGACGTAGAGTAATCAAAAGAGTGTCTGCATGGGCTGACGCGAAGTTCACTAGTAGAATGCTATGCGCAAACTCGGCCATGAAAAGGCCGGTTGTGGATGCTTGTCGTGGAGACAGTGGCGGACCTCTAACGAAAATG GTTTCCACACCCAAAGGAGGAAGATACTGGGTTCAAGTGGGTATTGTAAGTTGGGGACTTGGTTGCGCACATCAACGACCGAACAACTACACGATACCTGGATATTTCACGAACGTTTTTTCTATTAGGCAATGGTTATTGAAGACGATGTCTACATAA
- the LOC120343982 gene encoding A disintegrin and metalloproteinase with thrombospondin motifs adt-1-like isoform X1: MMDLRLAVIAILMNVSESAKMDSVEVWSNWQSWSACSVTCGFGIMKRERFCKNSPSPACRKTDSRACILKSCNEPDGTRKLRDALTHSKWGSWSRCSASCGIGITRRSRMCLNVNYSPRKCLLQQSRSCRGGRCAPQKKSMTTNWKSWSPWTACSASCGGGQRTRTRTCQRQNMETKCVHTETDPHCNDIRCPTRRATWGSWSYWSKCTKTCGRGLKIRKRVCNNMAMSSSRCPGRMEQVFSCESSNPCPKDNWTSWGDWTKCSKSCGNGTKIRKRACPGGMPSRGNCLGLDEENTSCLLKECVKESWTSWGEWSQCSLSCGSGTAIRKRACKGGETNRGNCPGANEESAPCNQKKCVQEGSEPVWTEWGSWSACAKSCGPSWKSRTRVCLNNGDFSFNCIGHPVIYDKCFIDCSATEPWGPWGLCSATCNSGVRTRTRKCRSGPRCKKGKQKQTDPKPCNPGKCIDYSKCGQAGDERNILLEEVVGRVVRGSDAANAAWPWQVMIANKYDNVKESYKSLVGGGSIINNKWILTASHIIRSDLRRIIMILGMTKIPEMDERTPDHIRIVEPARMMRHPKSVPNDFDYDAALLEIGKRIIIDEKGRIVGKEDFKLSFSEQIRPVCLPCLSHYGGKPGQFVNGVRLRKPTNPPCSGRKLLRPGNKVVVTGYGDQNPILTHGDKPQLPPILQQGLLKLLDNNGCAKGRRVIKRVSAWADAKFTSRMLCANSAMKRPVVDACRGDSGGPLTKMVSTPKGGRYWVQVGIVSWGLGCAHQRPNNYTIPGYFTNVFSIRQWLLKTMST; the protein is encoded by the exons ATGATGGATTTACGTTTGGCGGTAATAGCCATTTTGATGAATGTTTCCGAATCTGCAAAAATGG atTCAGTTGAAGTTTGGTCCAACTGGCAATCATGGTCAGCATGCAGCGTGACTTGTGGCTTTGGTATAATGAAAAGAGAACGATTTTGCAAGAATTCTCCATCACCGGCCTGCAGGAAGACAGATTCGAGGGCTTGCATACTAAAGAGCTGCAATGAACCCGATGGTACGCGTAAGTTAA GAGACGCTTTGACACATTcaaagtggggttcatggtcaAGGTGTAGTGCATCATGTGGAATTGGAATAACAAGAAGATCACGGATGTGTTTGAACGTGAATTATTCTCCCAGAAAATGCTTACTTCAGCAATCTCGATCGTGTCGTGGTGGTCGATGTGCACCTCAGAAAAAATCAA tgACCACAAACTGGAAATCGTGGAGTCCCTGGACAGCATGCAGTGCATCGTGTGGAGGGGGACAAAGAACCAGAACTCGGACGTGTCAACGTCAAAATATGGAGACAAAATGTGTTCATACTGAAACAGACCCGCATTGCAACGATATTAGATGTCCTACCAGACGtg CTACGTGGGGATCTTGGTCATATTGGTCAAAATGTACAAAGACCTGTGGACGTGGTTTGAAAATTAGAAAACGAGTTTGTAATAACATGGCAATGTCATCATCTCGATGTCCAGGGAGAATGGAACAAGTGTTTTCATGCGAAAGTTCAAATCCGTGTCCAAAAG aCAACTGGACCTCGTGGGGTGATTGGACCAAATGCTCAAAATCATGTGGCAACggaacaaaaataagaaaaagagCCTGCCCTGGTGGAATGCCGAGTCGAGGAAACTGCCTCGGTTTGGATGAAGAAAATACGTCATGCTTGTTGAAAGAATGTGTCAAAG aatcatGGACGTCATGGGGCGAGTGGAGTCAGTGTTCCCTAAGTTGTGGGTCGGGAACAGCAATTAGAAAGAGAGCATGTAAAGGCGGAGAAACAAATCGGGGAAATTGTCCAGGTGCTAATGAAGAAAGTGCACCATGTAACCAAAAAAAATGTGTACAAG aAGGATCTGAACCTGTTTGGACCGAATGGGGAAGTTGGAGTGCGTGCGCTAAATCGTGCGGTCCAAGTTGGAAGAGTCGTACCAGAGTCTGTTTAAATAACGgagatttttcattcaattgcATTGGACATCCCGTCATATATGATAAATGTTTTATCGACTGTTCAG CTACCGAGCCATGGGGTCCTTGGGGATTGTGTTCTGCAACGTGCAATTCGGGTGTCAGAACGAGAACAAGAAAATGCCGGTCTGGACCTAGATGTAAGAAAGGAAAACAGAAGCAAACTGATCCAAAACCATGTAACCCAGGAAAATGTATTG ATTATAGCAAATGCGGACAAGCCGGAGATGAACGTAATATATTACTCGAGGAAGTGGTCGGCAGAGTTGTGAGAGGCAGTGATGCTGCAAATGCCGCTTGGCCTTGGCAAGTGATGATTGCAAACAAATACGACAATGTTAAAGag AGTTACAAGAGTCTGGTAGGCGGAGGTTCCATAATCAACAATAAGTGGATATTAACTGCATCACACATCATTCGTTCTGATTTACGGAGAATCATCATGATATTGG GCATGACCAAAATTCCAGAGATGGACGAACGAACACCAGACCATATTAGAATAGTGGAACCAGCTCGAATGATGCGACATCCGAAAAGCGTTCCCAATGATTTTGATTACGACGCCGCTCTT ctTGAAATTGGAAAGCGTATCATCATCGATGAAAAAGGACGAATTGTTGGCAAAGAAGATTTTAAATTGTCGTTTTCTGAGCAGATCAGACCTGTCTGTTTGCCATGCCTTTCTCATTATGGAGGAAAACCGGGACAATTCGTAAACGGTGTCCGACTTAGGAAACCAACCAATCCCCCTTGTTCAG GAAGAAAACTTCTGAGACCTGGAAATAAAGTTGTAGTAACGGGATATGGTGATCAAAATCCAATTCTCACTCACGGAGACAAACCGCAATTACCACCAATTCTTCAGCAAGGTTTACTGAAATTGCTTGACAATAATGG ATGTGCTAAAGGACGTAGAGTAATCAAAAGAGTGTCTGCATGGGCTGACGCGAAGTTCACTAGTAGAATGCTATGCGCAAACTCGGCCATGAAAAGGCCGGTTGTGGATGCTTGTCGTGGAGACAGTGGCGGACCTCTAACGAAAATG GTTTCCACACCCAAAGGAGGAAGATACTGGGTTCAAGTGGGTATTGTAAGTTGGGGACTTGGTTGCGCACATCAACGACCGAACAACTACACGATACCTGGATATTTCACGAACGTTTTTTCTATTAGGCAATGGTTATTGAAGACGATGTCTACATAA
- the LOC120343982 gene encoding A disintegrin and metalloproteinase with thrombospondin motifs adt-1-like isoform X2 translates to MMDLRLAVIAILMNVSESAKMDSVEVWSNWQSWSACSVTCGFGIMKRERFCKNSPSPACRKTDSRACILKSCNEPDGTRKLRDALTHSKWGSWSRCSASCGIGITRRSRMCLNVNYSPRKCLLQQSRSCRGGRCAPQKKSMTTNWKSWSPWTACSASCGGGQRTRTRTCQRQNMETKCVHTETDPHCNDIRCPTRRATWGSWSYWSKCTKTCGRGLKIRKRVCNNMAMSSSRCPGRMEQVFSCESSNPCPKDNWTSWGDWTKCSKSCGNGTKIRKRACPGGMPSRGNCLGLDEENTSCLLKECVKESWTSWGEWSQCSLSCGSGTAIRKRACKGGETNRGNCPGANEESAPCNQKKCVQGSEPVWTEWGSWSACAKSCGPSWKSRTRVCLNNGDFSFNCIGHPVIYDKCFIDCSATEPWGPWGLCSATCNSGVRTRTRKCRSGPRCKKGKQKQTDPKPCNPGKCIDYSKCGQAGDERNILLEEVVGRVVRGSDAANAAWPWQVMIANKYDNVKESYKSLVGGGSIINNKWILTASHIIRSDLRRIIMILGMTKIPEMDERTPDHIRIVEPARMMRHPKSVPNDFDYDAALLEIGKRIIIDEKGRIVGKEDFKLSFSEQIRPVCLPCLSHYGGKPGQFVNGVRLRKPTNPPCSGRKLLRPGNKVVVTGYGDQNPILTHGDKPQLPPILQQGLLKLLDNNGCAKGRRVIKRVSAWADAKFTSRMLCANSAMKRPVVDACRGDSGGPLTKMVSTPKGGRYWVQVGIVSWGLGCAHQRPNNYTIPGYFTNVFSIRQWLLKTMST, encoded by the exons ATGATGGATTTACGTTTGGCGGTAATAGCCATTTTGATGAATGTTTCCGAATCTGCAAAAATGG atTCAGTTGAAGTTTGGTCCAACTGGCAATCATGGTCAGCATGCAGCGTGACTTGTGGCTTTGGTATAATGAAAAGAGAACGATTTTGCAAGAATTCTCCATCACCGGCCTGCAGGAAGACAGATTCGAGGGCTTGCATACTAAAGAGCTGCAATGAACCCGATGGTACGCGTAAGTTAA GAGACGCTTTGACACATTcaaagtggggttcatggtcaAGGTGTAGTGCATCATGTGGAATTGGAATAACAAGAAGATCACGGATGTGTTTGAACGTGAATTATTCTCCCAGAAAATGCTTACTTCAGCAATCTCGATCGTGTCGTGGTGGTCGATGTGCACCTCAGAAAAAATCAA tgACCACAAACTGGAAATCGTGGAGTCCCTGGACAGCATGCAGTGCATCGTGTGGAGGGGGACAAAGAACCAGAACTCGGACGTGTCAACGTCAAAATATGGAGACAAAATGTGTTCATACTGAAACAGACCCGCATTGCAACGATATTAGATGTCCTACCAGACGtg CTACGTGGGGATCTTGGTCATATTGGTCAAAATGTACAAAGACCTGTGGACGTGGTTTGAAAATTAGAAAACGAGTTTGTAATAACATGGCAATGTCATCATCTCGATGTCCAGGGAGAATGGAACAAGTGTTTTCATGCGAAAGTTCAAATCCGTGTCCAAAAG aCAACTGGACCTCGTGGGGTGATTGGACCAAATGCTCAAAATCATGTGGCAACggaacaaaaataagaaaaagagCCTGCCCTGGTGGAATGCCGAGTCGAGGAAACTGCCTCGGTTTGGATGAAGAAAATACGTCATGCTTGTTGAAAGAATGTGTCAAAG aatcatGGACGTCATGGGGCGAGTGGAGTCAGTGTTCCCTAAGTTGTGGGTCGGGAACAGCAATTAGAAAGAGAGCATGTAAAGGCGGAGAAACAAATCGGGGAAATTGTCCAGGTGCTAATGAAGAAAGTGCACCATGTAACCAAAAAAAATGTGTACAAG GATCTGAACCTGTTTGGACCGAATGGGGAAGTTGGAGTGCGTGCGCTAAATCGTGCGGTCCAAGTTGGAAGAGTCGTACCAGAGTCTGTTTAAATAACGgagatttttcattcaattgcATTGGACATCCCGTCATATATGATAAATGTTTTATCGACTGTTCAG CTACCGAGCCATGGGGTCCTTGGGGATTGTGTTCTGCAACGTGCAATTCGGGTGTCAGAACGAGAACAAGAAAATGCCGGTCTGGACCTAGATGTAAGAAAGGAAAACAGAAGCAAACTGATCCAAAACCATGTAACCCAGGAAAATGTATTG ATTATAGCAAATGCGGACAAGCCGGAGATGAACGTAATATATTACTCGAGGAAGTGGTCGGCAGAGTTGTGAGAGGCAGTGATGCTGCAAATGCCGCTTGGCCTTGGCAAGTGATGATTGCAAACAAATACGACAATGTTAAAGag AGTTACAAGAGTCTGGTAGGCGGAGGTTCCATAATCAACAATAAGTGGATATTAACTGCATCACACATCATTCGTTCTGATTTACGGAGAATCATCATGATATTGG GCATGACCAAAATTCCAGAGATGGACGAACGAACACCAGACCATATTAGAATAGTGGAACCAGCTCGAATGATGCGACATCCGAAAAGCGTTCCCAATGATTTTGATTACGACGCCGCTCTT ctTGAAATTGGAAAGCGTATCATCATCGATGAAAAAGGACGAATTGTTGGCAAAGAAGATTTTAAATTGTCGTTTTCTGAGCAGATCAGACCTGTCTGTTTGCCATGCCTTTCTCATTATGGAGGAAAACCGGGACAATTCGTAAACGGTGTCCGACTTAGGAAACCAACCAATCCCCCTTGTTCAG GAAGAAAACTTCTGAGACCTGGAAATAAAGTTGTAGTAACGGGATATGGTGATCAAAATCCAATTCTCACTCACGGAGACAAACCGCAATTACCACCAATTCTTCAGCAAGGTTTACTGAAATTGCTTGACAATAATGG ATGTGCTAAAGGACGTAGAGTAATCAAAAGAGTGTCTGCATGGGCTGACGCGAAGTTCACTAGTAGAATGCTATGCGCAAACTCGGCCATGAAAAGGCCGGTTGTGGATGCTTGTCGTGGAGACAGTGGCGGACCTCTAACGAAAATG GTTTCCACACCCAAAGGAGGAAGATACTGGGTTCAAGTGGGTATTGTAAGTTGGGGACTTGGTTGCGCACATCAACGACCGAACAACTACACGATACCTGGATATTTCACGAACGTTTTTTCTATTAGGCAATGGTTATTGAAGACGATGTCTACATAA